The following DNA comes from Synechococcus sp. CC9616.
ACGCGCCGGTGATGGAGATCGACTGCTCCTTGCCGCTGCCCTTGTCCTTGGCGGTGACGCTGAGGATGCCGTTGGCATCAATGTCGAAGGTCACCTCGATCTGGGGCACCCCCCGTGGAGCCGGAGGGATGCCATCAAGACGGAAGGTTCCGAGCGACTTGTTGTCGGATGCCATCTCGCGCTCACCTTGGAGCACATGGATTTCGACATTGGTCTGACCATCCACCGCGGTTGAGTAGGTCTCCGACTTCTTGGTCGGCACCGTGGTGTTGCGGCTGATCATCTTGGTCATCACACCGCCGAGGGTTTCGACACCCAAGGACAGGGGAGTGACGTCCAGCAGCAGGATGTCCTTGACCTCACCGGCCAGCACACCGCCCTGAATGGCAGCACCAACGGCGACCACTTCGTCGGGGTTGACGGTCTGGTTGGGATCTTTACCGGTGATGCGCTTGACCAGCTCAAGCACGGCCGGGATGCGGGTGGAGCCACCCACCATCACGATTTCGTCCAGCTCACCGGAGGAGAGCTTGGCGTCCTTGAGCGCCTGCTCAACAGGCATGGCGCAACGGTCGATCAGCTTGGAGGCCAGTTCCTCGAACTTGGCGCGGGTGAGGGTGAGATCCAGGTGCTTGGGACCCTCAGGGGTTGCCGTAATGAACGGCAGGTTGATCTCGCTCTGTGTGGCGTTGGACAGCTCAACCTTGGCCTTCTCAGCAGCCTCAGTCAGACGTTGCAGAGCCTGCTTGTCCTGACGCAGGTCGATGCCTTCGTTGGACTTGAACGTTTCAGCCAGATGATCAACGATCACCTTGTCGAAATCGTCACCGCCGAGGTGGGTGTCACCGGCGGTTGAGAGCACCTCAAACACGCCGTCACCGACTTCCAGAACGGAGACGTCAAACGTGCCGCCGCCGAGGTCGAAAACCAGGATGCGCTCGTTGCTCTTCTTGTCGAGGCCGTAGGCCAGAGCTGCCGCGGTGGGCTCGTTGATGATGCGCAGAACCTCAAGACCGGCGATCTTGCCGGCGTCCTTGGTGGCCTGACGCTGGGAGTCGTTGAAGTAGGCGGGAACGGTGATCACCGCCTGGGTGACGGTTTCGCCGAGGTACTTGCCGGCGTCTTCCGCCAGCTTTCGCAGCACCTGGGCTGAGACCTCTTCAGGGGCGAACTGCTTGTCGAGAACCGGGCACTTCACCTTGACGTTGGAGCCGGCCTTCTCGACGCCGTAGCTCACTTCCTTGGACTCCTCATTCACCTCATCAACCCGACGGCCGATGAAGCGCTTGACGGAATAAAAGGTGTTGTCGGGATTCATCACCGCCTGACGTTTGGCGATCTGTCCGACCAACTGGTCCTGGTTCTTGGTGTAAGCAACCACGGAGGGCGTCGTACGGAAGCCCTCGGCGT
Coding sequences within:
- the dnaK gene encoding molecular chaperone DnaK, producing MGKVVGIDLGTTNSCVSVMEGGKPTVIANAEGFRTTPSVVAYTKNQDQLVGQIAKRQAVMNPDNTFYSVKRFIGRRVDEVNEESKEVSYGVEKAGSNVKVKCPVLDKQFAPEEVSAQVLRKLAEDAGKYLGETVTQAVITVPAYFNDSQRQATKDAGKIAGLEVLRIINEPTAAALAYGLDKKSNERILVFDLGGGTFDVSVLEVGDGVFEVLSTAGDTHLGGDDFDKVIVDHLAETFKSNEGIDLRQDKQALQRLTEAAEKAKVELSNATQSEINLPFITATPEGPKHLDLTLTRAKFEELASKLIDRCAMPVEQALKDAKLSSGELDEIVMVGGSTRIPAVLELVKRITGKDPNQTVNPDEVVAVGAAIQGGVLAGEVKDILLLDVTPLSLGVETLGGVMTKMISRNTTVPTKKSETYSTAVDGQTNVEIHVLQGEREMASDNKSLGTFRLDGIPPAPRGVPQIEVTFDIDANGILSVTAKDKGSGKEQSISITGASTLSDSEVDKMVKDAEANASADKEKREKIDLKNQAETLVYQAEKQMGELGDKVDADAKAKLEEKRLKLKEAVDKDDYDAMKTLLEELQQELYTVGASVYQQAGAEAGGAAPGGDAGDGAAAGNGSGPSADDVIDAEFTESK